One window of the Podospora pseudopauciseta strain CBS 411.78 chromosome 4, whole genome shotgun sequence genome contains the following:
- a CDS encoding hypothetical protein (COG:S; antiSMASH:Cluster_3; EggNog:ENOG503P2P7), with translation MQVRKLKTIVKTLQAFNYHTASKLEKPETDFRLLELYPASASLPSTSRPSTAEHPDNASKPQHGNSPKSNNTMPSKDTPPPLLCRLFTTPLTNPCTTPFKALSYVRGSDATPHSINVISTLPNGTITTLSLRITSSLHTALLHLRDPDVPITIWIDQLCIDQSNPAEKSAQVSLMGKIYSAASQVLVWLGPASHNSDSVMQLWAAVGQEVRDMGIERYYTKEGWTLLHDIMSNTDPSDPETRQYQALLQKHAPDFAAQIRDGSIKSWFERPWFTRAWVTQEFCLCPDTVFVCGDQKLDVDLVMLAGQILSYSTLLLVRPPYSLTVEELSSLDDPTADFFSCRKRRRGYETKTGDGKGDTLFVLLKKMFVGRETYAKVWRDRVYSLLGLAVDAEALGIRPDYGDLWGEEKTVEIMTDVARRMITNDYSKRVDVLCYSGFPKVVPGLPSWVPDWKMNTVKSYYQVQEVVDPHYFAACGEGNLEVQVVASWSTRVLGLGGFWVDTVDMLPPGDGKKVWSDVNRWDGPRLMGYLRQVEALLQAAISRPNNPYGSDERRLEAIWRVPIADTWDDRSTGVRASRELKVDVQFRQAVEAMLYDIWMKTTTAEPAEAQRIMDEFNWDERMRKGELGAKYRQCMASGGGNKKPFLTTKGYVGMGPPDMEVGDVVVVFCGGRIPFVLRQLPAKEDGRKTFSFVGEAFCDGIMDGEAAMEENRGDFFLE, from the coding sequence ATGCAAGTCCGAAAACTCAAGACCATCGTCAAGACCCTCCAGGCCTTCAACTACCACACCGCTTCCAAGCTCGAAAAGCCCGAGACAGACTTCCGCCTCCTCGAGCTCTACCCCGCATCGGCATCATTACCTTCTACTTCGAGGCCGTCAACAGCAGAACACCCTGATAACGCTTCCAAACCCCAGCATGGGAACTCTCCAAAAAGCAATAATACCATGCCATCAAAAGATACCCCACCTCCCCTACTATGCCgcctcttcaccacccccctcaccaacccctgcaCCACTCCCTTCAAAGCCCTCTCCTACGTCCGGGGCTCCGACGCCACTCCCCATTCCATCAACGTCAtttccaccctccccaacggGACAATCACAACCCTTTCCTTACGAataacctcctccctccacaccgccctcctccacctccgtGACCCCGACGTCCCCATAACAATCTGGATCGACCAGCTCTGCATCGACCAATCCAACCCCGCCGAAAAGTCTGCCCAAGTCTCCCTCATGGGCAAAATCTACTCCGCCGCATCCCAAGTCCTAGTCTGGCTCGGTCCTGCTTCGCATAACTCCGATTCTGTCATGCAGCTCTGGGCCGCCGTCGGCCAAGAAGTGCGCGACATGGGCATCGAAAGGTACTACACCAAAGAGGGCTGgaccctcctccacgacaTCATGTCCAACACCGACCCCTCCGACCCCGAGACACGGCAGTACCAAGCCCTGCTTCAAAAACACGCGCCCGATTTCGCTGCTCAGATCCGCGACGGAAGCATCAAATCCTGGTTTGAAAGGCCCTGGTTCACCCGTGCATGGGTGACACAAGAATTCTGCCTCTGCCCCGATACCGTCTTTGTTTGCGGCGATCAAAAGCTCGATGTCGACTTGGTGATGCTCGCGGGGCAGATACTAAGTTACTCAACCTTGCTCCTCGTCCGCCCGCCTTATTCCCTCACCGTGGAGGAGTTATCCTCTCTTGACGATCCCACGGCGGATTTCTTCAGCTGTCGGAAGCGTCGGAGGGGTTATGAGACCAAGACTGGGGATGGAAAGGGTGACACGCTTTTCGTGCTGTTGAAAAAGATGTTTGTCGGCAGGGAGACGTATGCAAAAGTTTGGAGGGACAGGGTCTACTCGCTGCTGGGACTGGCGGTGGATGCAGAGGCGTTGGGGATCAGGCCTGATTATGGGGACTtgtggggggaggaaaagacgGTGGAGATTATGACTGAtgtggcgaggaggatgattaCGAATGATTACTCGAAACGGGTGGATGTGTTGTGTTATTCGGGGTTCCCAAAGGTAGTTCCAGGGCTGCCGTCTTGGGTGCCGGATTGGAAGATGAATACGGTCAAGTCGTATTATCAGGTGCAGGAGGTGGTTGATCCGCATTATTTTGCGGCTTGCGGGGAGGGGAATCTGGAGGTTCAAGTGGTGGCATCCTGGTCAACAcgggtgttggggttgggagggtttTGGGTCGATACTGTTGACATGCTGCCTCCGGGAGATGGCAAGAAAGTCTGGTCTGATGTGAACAGATGGGATGGGCCGCGCTTGATGGGGTATCTGAGGCAGGTCGAAGCTCTGCTTCAAGCGGCAATCTCTAGACCCAACAACCCGTATGGCTCCGACGAACGACGGCTCGAAGCAATTTGGAGAGTTCCCATTGCAGATACGTGGGATGATCGGTCGACGGGGGTGCGAGCGTCTCGAGAGTTGAAGGTCGATGTGCAGTTTCGACAGGCCGTCGAGGCGATGTTATATGACATTTGGatgaaaacaacaacagctgaACCGGCAGAAGCTCAACGTATCATGGACGAGTTCAACTGGGACGAAAGAATGAGGAAAGGTGAGCTGGGGGCGAAGTACAGGCAGTGTATGGCatctggtggtggtaacAAGAAGCCATTCTTGACGACGAAGGGCTACGTGGGCATGGGCCCACCTGATATGGAAGTAGGAGACGTGGTGGTCGTGTTTTGCGGTGGGAGGATCCCGTTCGTGCTGAGGCAGCTGCCAGCCAAGGAAGATGGAAGGAAGACCTTCTCATTTGTGGGTGAGGCGTTCTGTGATGGCATCATGGATGGGGAGGCTGCCATGGAAGAGAACCGTGGTGACTTTTTCTTGGagtag
- a CDS encoding hypothetical protein (COG:S; antiSMASH:Cluster_3; EggNog:ENOG503P2P7) produces the protein MKVDSWMMAASFLASTTSALGPNVPETEKRLPGKPAPMPNWKWPNPFQSSRAAKYEATCQVQRSFKAEEFKLDDLAQNPPLGLLPWRDALKDVFAEREYPGGWDGIDNHGYDRNILKMDYETVPLKVREWIEEQERKELPGQGLFALFARPAPGTRVFKQVPVPKEPTPEFREKDDRRVLIFAPGAIYENLPLWLGEDSGCDDEMLDLAKYSGQAKDGGVIGYPIYHSKPQRSKGERDIEFSLLAQVVKLKEGETEEVAESSSQAEAEAKTEAEKPAVTEVVKEAVKEATEAVKEATEAVKDEL, from the exons ATGAAAGTCGACTCTTGGATGATGGCCGCGagcttcctcgcctccaccacctccgccctcgGCCCCAACGTACCAGAAACCGAGAAGCGTCTGCCAGGCAAGCCGGCGCCGATGCCGAACTGGAAGTGGCCCAACCCCTTCCAGTCCTCCCGCGCCGCCAAATACGAAGCCACCTGCCAGGTCCAGCGCTCCTTCAAGGCCGAAGAATTCAAGCTCGATGACTTGGCCCAGAACCCACCCCTCGGCTTGCTCCCATGGCGCGACGCCCTCAAGGATGTCTTTGCCGAGCGCGAGTACCctggtggatgggatggtaTTGACAACCACGGCTACGACCGCAACATCCTCAAGATGGATTACGAGACTGTGCCCCTCaaggtgagggagtggatcgaggagcaggagcgcAAGGAGCTCCCCGGCCAGGGTCTCTTTGCCCTGTTTGCCAGACCCGCGCCAGGGACCAGAGTGTTTAAGCAGGTGCCCGTTCCAAAGGAGCCCACTCCTGAGTTCAGAGAGAAGGACGACAGGAGAGTCCTCATCTTCGCCCCAGGGGCCATCTATGAGAATCTCCCACTCTGGCTGGGCGAGGACAGCGGGTGTGACG ACGAGATGTTGGATCTTGCCAAGTATTCTGGTCAGGCCAAGGATGGCGGTGTCATCGGCTACCCCATCTACCACAGCAAGCCCCAGAGGTCGAAGGGCGAGCGCGACATCGAGTTTAGCCTCTTGGCTCAAGTTgtcaagctcaaggagggCGAAACAGAGGAGGTAGCAGAGAGCTCCTCGCAGGCTGAAGCCGAAGCCAAGACAGAGGCTGAGAAGCCCGCTGTGACTGAGGTTGTCAAGGAGGCTGTCAAGGAGGCTACCGAGGCCGTCAAGGAGGCCACCGAGGCTGTCAAGGATGAGCTCTAA